A genomic region of Pseudomonas abietaniphila contains the following coding sequences:
- the rpe gene encoding ribulose-phosphate 3-epimerase, producing the protein MQPFAIAPSILSADFARLGQEVDNVLAAGADIVHFDVMDNHYVPNLTIGPMVCSALRKYGITAPIDVHLMVSPVDRIIGDFVEAGATYITFHPEATQHIDRSLQLIREGGCKSGLVFNPATPLNLLEYVMDKVDMILLMSVNPGFGGQKFIPGTLNKLREARALIDASGRDIRLEIDGGVNVNNIREIAAAGADTFVAGSAIFNAPDYQEVIEKMRAELALAR; encoded by the coding sequence ATGCAGCCCTTCGCTATTGCTCCGTCGATTCTGTCCGCCGATTTCGCCCGTCTGGGTCAGGAAGTCGACAATGTCCTGGCCGCTGGCGCCGACATCGTCCACTTCGACGTCATGGACAACCACTACGTCCCCAACCTGACCATCGGTCCGATGGTGTGCTCGGCGCTGCGCAAGTACGGCATCACCGCGCCGATCGACGTTCACCTGATGGTCAGCCCCGTCGACCGCATCATCGGCGACTTCGTCGAGGCCGGCGCGACCTACATCACGTTTCACCCGGAAGCGACCCAGCACATCGACCGCTCCCTGCAACTGATCCGCGAAGGCGGTTGCAAGTCTGGCCTGGTGTTCAACCCGGCGACCCCGCTGAACCTGCTCGAATACGTCATGGACAAGGTCGACATGATCTTGCTCATGAGCGTCAACCCGGGTTTTGGCGGACAGAAGTTCATTCCCGGCACGCTCAACAAGCTGCGCGAAGCACGCGCGCTGATCGACGCGTCCGGCCGTGACATCCGTCTGGAAATCGACGGTGGCGTCAACGTGAACAACATCCGTGAAATCGCCGCAGCGGGGGCCGATACGTTTGTTGCAGGTTCAGCTATCTTCAATGCGCCGGACTACCAAGAGGTCATTGAGAAAATGCGTGCAGAACTGGCGTTGGCGCGTTGA
- a CDS encoding iron-containing alcohol dehydrogenase → MSLSASNISAFKIANKLITGQAAIEQLAAELTRLNVNNPLIVTDAILVKSGTVDLALAQLGGRRYGIFDQVKPEPEISIVEDCTRAYRDGGHDGLIGLGGGSAIDIAKGVAAFAGHEGPLAELFGVDLVKRKGPALIAIPTTAGTGSEVTNVAIFSDKEAQLKKGIVSDYLLPDVALVSPIMTLTCPRSVTAASGVDALVHAVESYLSVNASPITDAIALGAIKLIAKALPKAYANPANLQAREDMATASLMAGMAFGNAGVGAVHALAYPLGGRFNIAHGVSNALLLPYVMEWNKMACVERFRDIAEAMGVRVAELSDKDAADQAVKAMADLCAAVDIPSGMRSFNVPEDAIPAMAEEASKIDRLMRNNPRKLTAADIEKIYRAAY, encoded by the coding sequence ATGAGCCTCTCTGCCTCCAACATCAGCGCCTTTAAAATCGCCAACAAACTGATCACCGGCCAAGCCGCCATCGAACAGCTTGCCGCTGAACTGACTCGCCTCAACGTCAACAACCCCTTGATTGTCACGGACGCCATTCTGGTTAAGTCCGGCACCGTCGACCTGGCGCTGGCGCAGCTGGGAGGCCGTCGTTACGGCATCTTCGATCAGGTCAAACCCGAGCCCGAAATCTCCATCGTCGAAGACTGCACCCGCGCGTATCGCGACGGCGGCCACGACGGCTTGATCGGTCTGGGTGGCGGCAGCGCCATCGACATCGCCAAAGGGGTTGCAGCGTTTGCCGGTCACGAAGGTCCGCTTGCCGAACTGTTTGGCGTGGACCTGGTGAAGCGCAAAGGTCCTGCGCTGATTGCCATCCCCACCACCGCTGGCACTGGCTCGGAAGTCACCAATGTGGCGATCTTCTCGGACAAGGAAGCGCAGCTGAAAAAGGGCATCGTCAGCGATTACCTGCTCCCGGACGTGGCCCTGGTCAGCCCGATCATGACCTTGACCTGCCCACGCAGTGTGACAGCGGCCAGTGGCGTCGACGCGCTGGTGCATGCCGTCGAGTCTTACCTGTCGGTCAACGCTTCGCCAATCACTGATGCCATCGCCCTGGGCGCCATCAAACTGATCGCCAAGGCGCTGCCCAAGGCCTACGCCAACCCGGCCAACCTGCAGGCCCGTGAAGACATGGCGACCGCGAGCCTGATGGCGGGCATGGCGTTCGGCAACGCGGGCGTGGGTGCTGTGCATGCGCTGGCGTACCCGTTGGGCGGTCGTTTCAACATCGCCCACGGCGTCAGCAATGCCTTGTTGCTGCCGTACGTGATGGAGTGGAACAAGATGGCGTGCGTCGAGCGCTTCCGTGACATCGCCGAAGCCATGGGCGTGCGTGTTGCCGAGCTGAGCGACAAGGACGCAGCCGATCAGGCTGTTAAAGCCATGGCGGATCTGTGCGCCGCCGTGGACATCCCGTCCGGCATGCGCAGCTTCAACGTGCCAGAGGATGCGATTCCTGCGATGGCCGAAGAGGCGAGCAAGATCGACCGCTTGATGCGCAACAACCCGCGCAAGCTGACCGCCGCCGACATCGAAAAAATCTACCGCGCAGCCTACTGA
- a CDS encoding sigma-54 interaction domain-containing protein → MNVNDASFEELLNALHDGVYITDGDGKTLKVNQAYERLTGLSGADLMGRPMQELVKEGVISQSASLRVLQEGRPVSVMQSLSQGKKLLVSATPILDAEHRISYVVSTVRDMTELLRMKHERDELQQLKQLRNSTAKLHAGQRDNLLHSPLMADQEVSGRVFALARQVASSSVKVLLQGETGVGKTLVAQFIHNASPRASEPFLALNCGALPENLIEAELFGYAPGAFTGAGPKGKRGLLELAHHGTLFLDEIGDLPLPVQVKLLKVIEENRFIPVGGLELKEVDVRIISATHHDLKQLVAEGRFRADLFYRLNVVPINIPALRERSEEIPPLLHYYLESFNARYERQVQWSLEALDLMCEYAWPGNIRELINIVERMVVTNQNGTIEALDLPEEILNLNPQNTDDSRLPLRKVLENAERSAIRAALQVHKTTRLAAKALGVSQATVVQKMKRWERSD, encoded by the coding sequence GTGAACGTCAACGACGCCAGTTTCGAAGAACTGCTCAACGCTTTGCATGACGGCGTCTACATCACCGACGGTGATGGCAAGACGCTCAAGGTCAATCAGGCCTATGAGCGGCTGACCGGCCTCAGCGGCGCGGACCTGATGGGCCGCCCCATGCAAGAGCTGGTCAAGGAAGGCGTCATTTCTCAATCGGCCTCGTTGCGCGTACTGCAGGAAGGCCGACCGGTGTCGGTGATGCAGAGCCTCAGTCAGGGCAAGAAACTGCTGGTGAGCGCCACGCCGATTCTCGACGCCGAGCACCGTATTTCCTACGTGGTCAGCACGGTTCGCGACATGACCGAACTGCTGCGCATGAAGCACGAGCGTGATGAGCTTCAACAGCTCAAACAACTGCGCAACAGCACGGCCAAGCTGCACGCCGGTCAGCGTGACAACCTTCTGCATTCTCCTCTGATGGCCGATCAGGAAGTGTCCGGTCGGGTCTTTGCCCTCGCCCGTCAGGTCGCTAGCAGTTCAGTCAAAGTCCTGCTGCAAGGCGAAACCGGCGTCGGCAAAACACTCGTCGCGCAGTTCATCCACAACGCCAGCCCGCGCGCCAGCGAGCCGTTTCTCGCCCTCAACTGCGGCGCGCTGCCCGAAAACCTGATCGAGGCCGAGCTGTTCGGTTACGCGCCAGGCGCCTTCACCGGCGCGGGCCCCAAAGGCAAGCGTGGTCTGCTGGAGCTGGCGCACCACGGCACGTTGTTTCTCGACGAAATCGGCGACCTGCCATTGCCGGTTCAAGTGAAGCTGCTCAAAGTCATCGAAGAGAACCGGTTTATCCCGGTCGGCGGACTTGAGTTGAAAGAGGTCGATGTGCGCATCATCAGCGCCACCCATCACGATCTCAAACAGTTGGTGGCGGAAGGGCGCTTCCGCGCGGATCTGTTCTATCGCCTCAACGTGGTGCCGATCAATATTCCGGCCCTGCGCGAGCGCAGTGAAGAAATCCCGCCGCTGCTGCATTACTACCTTGAGAGCTTCAATGCCCGGTACGAGCGCCAGGTGCAGTGGAGCCTCGAAGCCCTTGATCTTATGTGTGAATACGCATGGCCCGGCAACATTCGCGAGCTGATCAACATCGTCGAGCGGATGGTGGTGACCAATCAGAACGGCACGATCGAGGCCCTGGATCTGCCGGAAGAGATCCTCAACCTCAACCCGCAGAACACCGACGACAGCCGCTTGCCGTTGCGCAAGGTGCTGGAAAACGCCGAACGCTCGGCGATTCGCGCCGCGTTGCAGGTTCACAAGACCACCCGCCTGGCGGCCAAGGCGCTGGGTGTCAGTCAGGCGACGGTGGTGCAGAAGATGAAGCGCTGGGAGCGATCCGACTAA